From the Candidatus Neomarinimicrobiota bacterium genome, one window contains:
- the tadA gene encoding tRNA adenosine(34) deaminase TadA encodes MPVANHEKWMKVAMQEAEKAFDEGEVPVGAAIVKGNHLIGRGHNQREGLKDPTAHAEVLAITAAANFLGDWRLEGCSLYVTKEPCAMCAGAIVNSRLDQVVFGCYDEGEGCCGSLYQICGDPRLPHRVAVKGGVMEEECQSILQEFFRKKRTS; translated from the coding sequence ATGCCTGTCGCAAATCACGAAAAATGGATGAAGGTTGCCATGCAAGAAGCGGAGAAAGCTTTTGATGAAGGAGAGGTGCCTGTGGGAGCGGCAATTGTAAAGGGAAATCATCTCATCGGCAGGGGTCATAACCAACGGGAGGGGTTGAAAGATCCCACAGCTCATGCGGAAGTCCTTGCCATTACCGCGGCAGCGAATTTCCTCGGAGATTGGCGCCTGGAAGGATGTTCTCTCTATGTGACAAAGGAACCGTGTGCCATGTGTGCCGGTGCCATTGTTAATTCTCGATTGGATCAGGTAGTTTTTGGATGCTACGATGAGGGGGAAGGATGTTGCGGATCACTCTATCAGATTTGCGGCGATCCGCGCCTTCCGCACCGCGTGGCTGTCAAGGGGGGAGTTATGGAGGAAGAATGCCAGTCAATTCTGCAGGAATTTTTCAGGAAGAAACGAACTTCGTGA